Proteins from a single region of Butyrivibrio fibrisolvens:
- a CDS encoding LacI family DNA-binding transcriptional regulator, which translates to MNLKDIAKLAGVSSVTVSNVINGNHNKVSKETIDKVNKIIKEHNYVPNATARSLASKKSRIIGVVLPYVGMDEDFSRSPYYTRILALLENYIRQQGYYMMIRCTGGCGEVIPLFNTWNVDGMIILGADKREVKEIIGSIRVPVVFIDTYAESKIANIGIDDYKGGYLAARYLLSKGHKHIGYAGPGIDSPGVIGNRIKGINDALAEKDLHLDKDLIFEAPTNYEDGIELGKKIAFASKKITAVVSMSDVLAFGIMEGLHLSGLVVPDDISVIGFDGLPECRYTTPHLTSVSQNLSRKALLAGEYLFKMIKDKKKIAVNEIVDVEISEGESVRTIRPN; encoded by the coding sequence ATGAATCTTAAAGACATTGCCAAGCTTGCAGGGGTCAGCTCTGTTACTGTATCTAATGTTATAAACGGCAACCACAACAAGGTTTCCAAAGAAACCATAGATAAGGTTAACAAGATAATCAAAGAGCATAACTACGTCCCCAATGCAACAGCAAGGTCTCTTGCAAGTAAGAAGAGCAGGATCATAGGTGTGGTCCTTCCTTATGTAGGAATGGATGAGGATTTTTCCAGAAGCCCGTATTATACTAGAATACTGGCGCTTTTAGAAAACTATATAAGGCAGCAGGGATACTATATGATGATACGCTGCACAGGCGGATGCGGTGAAGTTATTCCCTTGTTCAACACCTGGAACGTTGACGGCATGATAATACTTGGAGCGGACAAGAGAGAAGTTAAGGAGATCATCGGAAGTATAAGAGTTCCTGTTGTCTTTATAGATACTTATGCTGAATCAAAGATCGCAAATATAGGAATTGACGACTATAAGGGCGGATATCTTGCAGCAAGATATCTTCTTAGTAAGGGGCATAAGCATATCGGATATGCAGGTCCCGGGATCGATAGTCCGGGCGTTATAGGTAATCGCATTAAGGGTATAAACGATGCCCTTGCAGAGAAAGATCTTCATTTAGACAAAGATCTTATATTCGAAGCTCCCACCAACTACGAAGATGGAATAGAACTTGGCAAGAAAATAGCCTTTGCATCCAAAAAGATCACAGCAGTAGTATCCATGTCTGATGTCCTTGCTTTTGGAATTATGGAGGGCCTGCATCTTAGCGGCCTTGTCGTGCCTGATGATATTTCTGTCATAGGTTTTGACGGCCTTCCTGAATGCAGATATACAACTCCCCACCTTACAAGCGTATCCCAGAATCTGAGCAGGAAAGCTTTGCTTGCAGGTGAGTATCTCTTCAAAATGATCAAAGATAAAAAGAAAATAGCGGTTAACGAGATCGTAGATGTTGAGATATCAGAAGGAGAATCTGTAAGGACCATAAGACCTAACTAA
- a CDS encoding galactitol-1-phosphate 5-dehydrogenase has translation MKAQVLYEIGNLQYSDIKMPDIKEDEALVKVSACGICGSDIPRVFKTGAHNMPLVPGHEMAGVVERCDSRPDLVGKRVGIFPLIPCKKCPQCLAHNYEMCENYDYLGSRSDGGYAEYVKAPVWNLLPIPDEVENDDAAMLEPMCVAVHALRLMNLIRTDAKTECDRDAAIGSSGGIKYQSIAVCGLGTIGLLVALFLKDAGYKNVFCIGNKDIQRKNLLNMGYEPGQIIDIREADTVAELQKRTGGQGVDVYFECIGRSENYEQAVSCVAPFGQIMLVGNPASDMSLPRNIYWKILRNQLTLRGTWNSSFYGIDGKGDDWRYALDRLVVWSKLRAEGKSIMLPHDLITHRFSLKDMNLGLDIMRNKSEEYVKVMVES, from the coding sequence ATGAAAGCTCAGGTTTTATACGAAATTGGTAATTTGCAATACTCAGATATAAAGATGCCTGACATAAAGGAAGACGAAGCGCTGGTGAAGGTCAGTGCCTGCGGAATCTGCGGCTCTGATATACCAAGGGTGTTCAAGACTGGTGCTCACAACATGCCTTTGGTACCGGGACATGAGATGGCCGGAGTTGTGGAGCGCTGCGATAGTAGGCCGGATCTTGTAGGCAAAAGAGTTGGTATCTTTCCTCTTATTCCCTGCAAGAAATGTCCACAGTGTCTTGCACATAATTATGAGATGTGTGAGAACTATGATTATCTGGGATCTCGCAGTGATGGTGGTTATGCCGAGTATGTGAAGGCCCCGGTCTGGAATCTTTTACCTATTCCTGATGAAGTAGAAAATGACGATGCTGCAATGTTGGAGCCTATGTGCGTTGCAGTTCATGCACTGCGACTTATGAACCTGATCCGGACAGATGCAAAGACGGAATGTGATAGAGATGCCGCAATTGGCAGTAGTGGAGGTATTAAGTATCAGAGTATAGCTGTTTGCGGACTGGGAACAATAGGGCTACTTGTGGCTTTATTCTTAAAAGATGCGGGGTATAAAAACGTCTTTTGCATAGGCAATAAAGATATACAACGTAAGAACCTGCTGAATATGGGTTATGAGCCGGGGCAGATTATTGATATTAGAGAAGCTGATACTGTGGCGGAACTTCAAAAGAGAACCGGTGGCCAGGGAGTTGACGTTTACTTTGAGTGCATTGGGCGCTCAGAGAATTATGAGCAGGCAGTTAGCTGTGTTGCACCGTTTGGACAGATCATGTTGGTTGGAAATCCAGCTTCTGACATGAGCCTGCCACGGAATATATATTGGAAGATCCTGCGTAATCAGCTGACTCTTAGAGGAACCTGGAATTCCTCGTTCTATGGAATTGATGGCAAAGGAGACGACTGGAGATACGCGCTTGATCGTCTGGTTGTTTGGTCTAAGTTAAGGGCTGAAGGTAAATCTATTATGCTTCCACATGATCTTATAACTCATCGTTTTAGCCTTAAAGACATGAATTTGGGTCTTGATATCATGCGAAACAAGTCTGAGGAATATGTGAAAGTGATGGTGGAATCATAG
- a CDS encoding flagellin → MVIQHNLSAINANRMDGIVEINLSKSAEKLSSGYRINRAADDAAGLSMSEKMRRQIRGLSQASDNAQDGISMVQTAEGALHEVNEMLHRMNELCVKAANGTLKSDDRGYIQDEISQITKEIDRVGVSTSFNNIMLLDGLPQTKATAVAATATVNGGTGQVTQATENEDAKYTINNLQRGDVVYIPAHGSASAMYLKYASNQDVADYDQQWSDYETSGGTEPVERDGSTSDKAKLVTSEDELLNEIAWNLSRVNLEANSDVADGASVRYTKGASQTVFDIHFSGPLPITLQVGSEKGHTFSFEINAVSASTLGVADINVRGNDGAGGMDGIEKVKNAINTNSMERAKLGAVQNRLEHIIKNLDNVVENTTASESRIRDTDMASEMQYYANTKIIAQAGQTVLAQANQSKQGVLNLLQ, encoded by the coding sequence ATGGTTATACAGCATAATTTATCGGCTATAAATGCCAACCGAATGGATGGCATTGTCGAGATCAATTTAAGTAAATCTGCAGAGAAGTTATCTTCAGGATATCGGATCAACAGGGCAGCAGATGATGCTGCCGGTCTTTCTATGTCTGAAAAAATGCGACGTCAGATAAGAGGTCTGTCGCAAGCTTCCGATAATGCTCAGGATGGAATATCGATGGTGCAGACTGCTGAGGGCGCACTTCATGAAGTCAATGAAATGCTCCACAGAATGAATGAACTGTGCGTAAAGGCGGCTAATGGTACTCTTAAGTCTGACGATAGAGGCTACATTCAGGACGAAATCTCTCAGATAACTAAAGAAATAGACAGAGTTGGAGTTTCAACAAGCTTCAATAATATAATGCTGCTTGATGGCCTTCCGCAGACTAAGGCAACAGCAGTAGCTGCTACTGCTACAGTTAATGGAGGAACTGGCCAGGTTACGCAGGCAACTGAGAATGAAGACGCAAAATATACGATCAATAATCTGCAAAGAGGCGATGTTGTATATATTCCTGCACATGGATCTGCTTCTGCAATGTATTTGAAATATGCCAGCAATCAGGATGTAGCCGATTATGATCAGCAGTGGAGTGATTATGAGACATCCGGAGGAACTGAACCTGTAGAAAGAGACGGCTCTACTTCTGATAAAGCAAAGCTTGTAACAAGTGAAGATGAACTTCTTAATGAGATAGCCTGGAATCTTTCCAGAGTCAATCTTGAAGCGAACTCAGATGTTGCTGATGGCGCAAGTGTAAGGTATACCAAAGGTGCCAGTCAGACTGTTTTTGATATACATTTCTCAGGCCCACTTCCAATAACTCTTCAGGTTGGATCTGAAAAGGGGCATACCTTTAGTTTTGAAATTAATGCAGTAAGCGCGTCAACTTTGGGCGTTGCAGATATTAACGTAAGAGGAAACGACGGCGCAGGTGGTATGGATGGAATTGAGAAAGTAAAAAATGCCATCAATACCAATTCTATGGAGCGTGCAAAGCTTGGTGCGGTACAAAACCGCCTTGAACATATAATCAAGAATCTTGATAATGTTGTTGAGAATACTACAGCTTCTGAATCCAGAATCCGTGATACGGATATGGCGTCAGAGATGCAGTATTATGCCAATACCAAGATAATAGCTCAGGCCGGACAGACGGTCCTTGCGCAGGCTAACCAGTCAAAGCAGGGAGTGTTGAATTTGCTTCAATAA
- a CDS encoding glycoside hydrolase family 31 protein, producing the protein MNYKYDTSMARADKSCIVKGDKYRFTILTSRMIRMEYSEDGKFTDDATWLAINRNFDRPVFSVKEAENSLEIVTDDLHLYYDKRPFSSEGLSVHLCGDYTLHGSRWSYGDKVSNIGGTARTLDEADGAIPIEDGLMSFEGFSVIDDSKSEILLDDGFMAPRKEGLTDLYFFGYGHDFLSCLRDFFHLSGEVPMLPRYALGNWWSRYFKYSEKSYLELMDRFEQENIPISVAVIDMDWHITDVPKEYGSGWTGYTWNKDLFPDPKRFLADLHRRKMHTTLNVHPADGVRAFEDAYEKMALDMGKDPKTKEKIPFDAGDKKFMECYFEDLHHPLEDEGVDFWWIDWQQKNGSSVKGINTLKMLNHLHYLDNAARNSHPLTFSRFAGIGSHRYPIGFSGDTVATWASLKFQPYFTATATNAGYTWWSHDIGGHMNGDHDDERTLRWIQLGVFSPIMRLHSTSNIFLGKEPWKYAAYVQPSMKRFLQLRNELIPYLYTMNYLTHTKGMPLIMPMYYKNEDYAARYVPNEYYFGENIIVSPVTSPSSHVTRRSETMTWLPEGTYYDFFTGLVYSGGKKIKMYRDIESIPVLVKAGSIIPTAGDYMNCHVENPHEMVLNIYHGDSGEFTIYEDLPDDPEKKAFTKVEYIMGDGVSSSIRVSVSGDMDVIPKDRRYKIRLNGVYDAEEVAAKGLNKEDYTYSYDDKARCLEISIDAGKEGCSSFEIDINLTDSSIRQMDITNMLFETLQAACISYNLKQDIYFRYINRKSDVQFLAEVYSMDVMPELYGAITEFVTAF; encoded by the coding sequence ATGAATTATAAATATGATACAAGTATGGCTAGAGCAGATAAGTCATGCATTGTAAAAGGCGATAAATACAGATTTACCATCCTTACCTCCAGAATGATAAGGATGGAGTATTCGGAAGATGGTAAGTTTACTGATGATGCCACCTGGCTTGCCATAAACAGAAATTTTGACAGGCCTGTTTTTTCCGTAAAAGAGGCTGAAAACAGTCTTGAGATAGTAACGGACGACCTGCATCTATACTATGATAAAAGGCCTTTTTCCAGCGAAGGTCTTAGCGTGCACCTGTGCGGCGATTATACTCTTCATGGTTCAAGATGGTCATACGGCGATAAAGTATCGAACATAGGTGGAACGGCAAGGACGTTGGACGAAGCAGACGGCGCTATTCCTATCGAGGATGGACTTATGTCTTTCGAGGGCTTTAGTGTTATTGATGATTCAAAGTCTGAGATACTTCTTGATGATGGCTTCATGGCTCCGAGAAAAGAGGGCCTTACAGACCTTTATTTCTTTGGCTATGGTCATGACTTTCTTTCCTGCCTCAGAGATTTTTTCCATCTAAGCGGAGAAGTTCCTATGCTTCCCAGGTACGCACTTGGCAACTGGTGGAGCAGATATTTCAAGTACTCAGAAAAGAGCTATCTGGAGCTTATGGACAGGTTTGAGCAGGAAAATATACCGATATCTGTTGCCGTGATAGATATGGACTGGCATATCACGGATGTCCCCAAAGAGTACGGTTCCGGCTGGACCGGCTATACCTGGAATAAGGACCTGTTCCCTGATCCGAAGAGATTTCTTGCGGATCTTCACAGAAGGAAAATGCATACAACTCTTAATGTCCACCCTGCTGATGGAGTCAGGGCTTTTGAAGATGCCTATGAGAAGATGGCTCTTGATATGGGAAAAGACCCAAAGACTAAAGAGAAGATTCCGTTTGATGCTGGTGACAAGAAGTTTATGGAATGCTATTTTGAAGATCTTCATCACCCACTTGAGGACGAAGGTGTTGATTTCTGGTGGATCGACTGGCAGCAAAAAAATGGCTCCAGCGTAAAGGGAATTAATACTCTTAAGATGCTCAATCACCTTCACTACCTTGATAATGCTGCAAGGAACAGTCATCCTTTGACCTTTTCAAGATTTGCCGGAATAGGAAGCCATAGATATCCTATAGGCTTTTCCGGTGATACTGTGGCAACCTGGGCATCGCTTAAGTTCCAGCCCTACTTTACTGCAACTGCGACTAATGCAGGATATACCTGGTGGAGTCACGACATCGGCGGACATATGAACGGCGACCATGACGATGAGAGAACACTTAGGTGGATTCAGCTTGGAGTTTTTTCTCCGATAATGCGTCTTCATTCGACATCTAACATATTCCTTGGCAAGGAACCATGGAAGTATGCAGCATACGTGCAGCCTTCAATGAAGCGCTTTTTGCAGCTTCGTAATGAGCTCATACCATATCTGTATACCATGAATTACCTTACTCATACAAAAGGTATGCCTCTTATAATGCCTATGTATTATAAGAACGAGGATTATGCTGCCAGATATGTTCCCAATGAATACTATTTTGGTGAAAATATCATAGTTAGCCCTGTAACTAGTCCGTCCAGCCATGTTACCAGACGATCTGAAACCATGACCTGGCTTCCTGAAGGAACATACTATGACTTTTTTACAGGCCTTGTATATAGCGGCGGCAAAAAGATCAAGATGTATAGGGATATTGAGTCAATACCTGTACTTGTGAAGGCAGGAAGCATTATTCCAACTGCTGGTGATTATATGAACTGTCACGTGGAGAATCCGCATGAAATGGTACTTAACATATATCATGGCGATAGCGGGGAATTCACTATCTATGAAGACCTTCCGGATGATCCTGAGAAGAAAGCATTTACCAAAGTTGAATATATCATGGGCGATGGCGTATCAAGCTCTATACGTGTATCTGTATCGGGAGATATGGATGTTATTCCAAAGGATCGCAGATATAAGATAAGACTAAACGGAGTATATGATGCAGAAGAAGTAGCTGCCAAAGGGCTTAACAAGGAGGACTATACCTACTCATACGATGATAAGGCAAGGTGTCTTGAGATCAGTATTGATGCAGGAAAAGAAGGATGTAGCAGCTTTGAAATTGACATAAATCTTACAGATAGCAGCATTCGTCAAATGGATATCACAAATATGCTCTTTGAAACTCTTCAGGCAGCATGTATCAGCTATAACCTTAAGCAGGATATTTATTTTAGATACATTAACAGAAAGTCTGATGTACAGTTCTTGGCAGAAGTATATTCTATGGATGTGATGCCGGAACTTTATGGAGCTATAACTGAATTTGTAACGGCTTTTTAA
- a CDS encoding DUF4422 domain-containing protein, translating into MVLDEIQKQDSFAIYGAQVIAFGAYTAINGLTGRKPDFFVVGSRDAKPQEGLNGNLEVIDGIEVCHIDACPKDMFILVAVTELVQKEVIPFLKDNGYTNFLALTQYEEHVLMSKYYENIGRFPTLEALRGLSPDCSDWTKARASARELDLRMYEVCNHRDSILSSKPSLKEYEYPIQAGAALSDKEITELKDNTGDNISLKNRQYCEMTASYWVWKNIKCGWKGIEHYRRHLLVRPELLRNDVDVVLPLPYICYPSELYQFGRFVREDVRKALFTALKHVHPDEYDDYLKVLNGPYQYTYNMVCARNDVFDEYCRWFFEITGYMETMQGDVPDIRDTRALSYVAEVLTNIYFMTNPAGLKIYHVQKEIYV; encoded by the coding sequence ATGGTACTTGATGAAATTCAAAAACAAGACAGTTTTGCCATATACGGAGCTCAGGTTATAGCCTTTGGCGCATATACAGCCATAAATGGGCTTACGGGCAGAAAACCTGATTTTTTTGTTGTGGGAAGTAGAGATGCCAAGCCCCAGGAAGGTCTTAATGGAAATCTTGAGGTGATAGATGGTATAGAAGTTTGCCATATTGATGCATGTCCTAAGGATATGTTCATCCTTGTAGCAGTTACGGAGCTTGTCCAAAAAGAAGTAATCCCATTTCTTAAAGATAATGGATATACAAACTTTCTGGCTCTGACCCAGTATGAAGAACATGTATTAATGTCAAAGTATTATGAAAATATAGGAAGGTTCCCTACGCTTGAAGCGCTTCGGGGATTATCTCCTGATTGCAGTGACTGGACGAAAGCTAGGGCCTCAGCCAGAGAACTTGATCTTCGTATGTACGAAGTGTGTAACCATAGGGACAGCATATTATCGTCAAAGCCTTCTTTGAAAGAATACGAATATCCTATTCAGGCAGGAGCTGCACTTTCGGATAAAGAGATAACCGAATTAAAAGACAATACCGGAGATAACATTTCTTTAAAGAACAGGCAGTACTGCGAGATGACAGCAAGTTACTGGGTTTGGAAGAATATAAAGTGTGGCTGGAAGGGGATAGAGCATTACAGAAGGCACCTGTTGGTAAGGCCTGAGCTTTTGAGAAATGACGTGGACGTGGTATTGCCGCTTCCGTACATTTGCTATCCAAGTGAATTATATCAGTTCGGAAGGTTTGTCCGCGAAGATGTGCGCAAAGCTCTTTTTACAGCACTTAAACACGTACATCCTGATGAATATGATGATTATCTCAAGGTCTTAAACGGGCCTTATCAGTACACCTACAACATGGTTTGTGCAAGAAATGATGTATTTGACGAGTATTGCAGGTGGTTTTTCGAGATCACAGGGTATATGGAGACTATGCAGGGAGATGTTCCTGACATCAGGGACACAAGGGCCTTGTCTTATGTTGCTGAGGTTCTGACTAACATTTATTTTATGACGAATCCTGCAGGTCTTAAGATTTACCATGTGCAAAAAGAGATTTATGTTTAA
- a CDS encoding extracellular solute-binding protein, with product MNYKKLLSAVMTMGIVASVVTGCAGKAAGTNAGGGNAGTSGQDIRNVSLKVWSPEEDLELTQSMCDEFALAHPEYNITWDISITNVDESCDALTTDADTAADVFIMPSGSVSQLVDAGLLYPITYDQDNIKTMYSENALDACSKDDILYGIPSTPNSWFMYYNKTMYTEEEVKSLDTMMAKDLGDGIANFSCTIANSWYIEAFFYGAGCTLYGADGTDPKDCTWNNADGVAAGEYLIDLVNNPKYLEDQDGIAGARMKEGTLAALCSGTWAYSELYEVLGDDLGAVALPTFNINGKEAQMSNFADYKCYSVKSSTSEPLAAQQLAEWLANEENQLARYKANATTPTCLSLQDNEEIGENVATSALLAQTAYAIPQPAISQINEYWTPVEAFGTGIVNKEINKDNLKENLDTVASSVTSSLTE from the coding sequence ATGAATTACAAAAAACTATTAAGTGCTGTAATGACAATGGGGATTGTCGCAAGTGTAGTAACTGGCTGCGCAGGTAAGGCTGCAGGAACAAATGCCGGAGGTGGTAATGCCGGGACATCCGGTCAGGACATCAGGAATGTAAGTCTTAAGGTATGGAGCCCTGAAGAGGATCTTGAGCTTACACAGTCTATGTGTGATGAATTTGCGCTGGCACATCCTGAATACAACATTACATGGGATATTTCCATTACTAATGTTGATGAATCATGTGACGCACTCACGACAGATGCAGATACGGCAGCAGATGTTTTTATCATGCCGTCAGGCTCTGTATCACAGCTTGTGGATGCCGGTCTTCTTTATCCTATCACTTATGATCAGGACAATATCAAGACTATGTACAGTGAGAATGCTCTTGATGCCTGCTCAAAGGATGATATCCTTTACGGAATTCCTTCAACACCCAACTCATGGTTTATGTATTACAACAAGACCATGTACACAGAGGAGGAGGTAAAAAGCCTTGATACCATGATGGCCAAAGATCTCGGTGACGGCATTGCAAACTTCTCCTGCACTATCGCTAATTCATGGTATATCGAAGCTTTCTTCTATGGCGCAGGATGCACACTTTATGGAGCAGATGGAACAGATCCTAAGGACTGTACATGGAATAACGCAGACGGAGTTGCAGCAGGTGAGTATCTTATCGATCTTGTAAATAATCCTAAGTACCTTGAAGATCAGGATGGAATTGCCGGTGCCCGTATGAAAGAGGGTACACTTGCAGCTCTTTGTTCCGGAACATGGGCATATTCAGAACTTTACGAAGTCCTTGGCGATGATCTTGGTGCAGTAGCACTTCCTACATTCAACATTAATGGAAAAGAAGCTCAGATGAGTAACTTCGCAGATTATAAGTGCTATTCAGTTAAGTCCAGTACCAGTGAACCTCTTGCAGCCCAGCAGCTTGCCGAGTGGCTTGCCAATGAAGAAAACCAGCTTGCCAGATATAAGGCAAATGCAACAACACCAACATGCCTTTCACTTCAGGACAATGAGGAGATAGGAGAGAACGTTGCTACATCAGCTCTTCTTGCACAGACAGCCTATGCTATACCACAGCCTGCCATCTCTCAGATCAACGAGTACTGGACTCCTGTGGAAGCCTTTGGAACAGGCATCGTTAATAAAGAGATCAATAAAGATAATCTCAAAGAAAATCTTGATACAGTAGCAAGCTCTGTAACATCAAGTCTTACAGAATAA
- a CDS encoding glycoside hydrolase family 3 N-terminal domain-containing protein: MNNRKKLFSLVLTLIMFTGVFNMNSNVTIANASGTIQSIIDSMTTQQKVAQMIIPAFRGWDNGSGWKDATTLNSEQKAVLKKYSFGGVILFGQNTKEAGQTVDLVNSMQKANSQGASCSSLFIAIDQEGGQVTRLGTGTSMPGNMALAATGNPDYAYMAADVIGNELAVQGINVNFAPVMDVNNDPANPIIGVRSFSDDPNVVATYGTRFVDGLHNNAVMAALKHFPGHGDTDTDSHTGLPLIEKTYEQIKQTELVPFASAAKTADFIMTAHIQYPNIEKGTYTSISTGEQVYLPATLSKTILTGILRNDMGFEGIIITDAMEMDAISKHFDSMDAARLAINAGADMLLIPVDMSSTADIKAMDNYINGIVAQIDSGLISIDNVNASVYRILSTKAKYGLMNDDSLNVMKKASRITPSKELAVATVGSKAHHDIEWTITLQAITSVKNDNAFPVTGDKKVVVLYPSEDQKNSIDYAVKKLNEDGIAVNAGNVTSICTKDKSIEALEASINGADVVIAITATSSATVTGADTILYMIAKTHTNGGKFILLSSQLPYDTALFTDADGIVACYNTRGMDQIPTGLPGQTKYGPGIPAAIYAIFGGSPMTGTLPVTIK; this comes from the coding sequence TTGAATAACAGGAAAAAGCTTTTTTCACTTGTTCTAACACTTATCATGTTCACGGGAGTCTTCAATATGAATTCTAATGTAACCATCGCAAACGCATCCGGCACTATTCAGTCCATCATCGATTCAATGACAACGCAGCAGAAAGTCGCCCAGATGATAATCCCTGCATTCAGAGGCTGGGATAATGGAAGCGGCTGGAAAGATGCCACGACCCTTAATTCTGAGCAAAAGGCAGTTCTTAAAAAATACAGCTTTGGCGGCGTGATCCTCTTTGGTCAGAACACCAAAGAAGCAGGTCAGACTGTAGATCTTGTAAATTCCATGCAAAAAGCTAATAGCCAGGGCGCCTCCTGCAGTTCCTTGTTCATAGCAATAGACCAGGAGGGCGGACAGGTTACACGCCTTGGAACAGGAACATCAATGCCCGGCAATATGGCTCTTGCAGCTACAGGCAATCCTGATTATGCATATATGGCAGCAGATGTCATTGGCAATGAACTTGCGGTTCAAGGCATTAACGTTAACTTCGCCCCTGTAATGGATGTTAATAACGATCCTGCCAATCCTATTATAGGCGTTCGCTCTTTTTCTGATGATCCGAATGTTGTAGCTACGTACGGCACAAGATTTGTTGACGGTCTTCACAATAACGCTGTAATGGCAGCTCTCAAGCACTTCCCCGGCCACGGCGATACAGATACCGACAGCCACACAGGCCTTCCTCTTATAGAAAAAACTTATGAGCAGATCAAACAGACAGAGCTTGTTCCTTTTGCAAGTGCAGCAAAAACAGCTGACTTCATCATGACTGCTCATATTCAGTACCCTAATATAGAAAAAGGAACTTATACCTCTATTTCAACAGGCGAGCAGGTATACCTTCCTGCAACCCTTTCAAAGACGATCCTTACAGGAATTCTTCGAAATGATATGGGGTTTGAAGGTATTATAATCACAGATGCCATGGAGATGGATGCAATATCCAAGCACTTTGATTCTATGGATGCTGCAAGACTTGCAATAAATGCAGGTGCCGATATGCTTCTTATTCCCGTTGATATGTCTTCAACTGCAGATATCAAAGCTATGGATAATTATATAAATGGTATTGTAGCTCAGATAGATTCGGGGCTAATATCTATAGATAATGTAAATGCTTCTGTATACCGCATACTTAGCACTAAAGCAAAGTACGGCCTTATGAATGATGATTCTCTGAACGTTATGAAAAAAGCATCCCGTATTACTCCGTCTAAAGAACTTGCGGTAGCAACAGTAGGTTCTAAAGCCCATCACGATATAGAATGGACCATTACATTGCAGGCGATTACATCAGTTAAGAACGACAATGCTTTCCCTGTAACTGGAGATAAAAAAGTTGTAGTTCTATATCCATCAGAAGATCAAAAGAATTCTATTGATTATGCGGTAAAAAAGCTTAATGAAGATGGTATAGCTGTTAATGCGGGAAATGTAACAAGTATATGTACCAAGGATAAATCAATAGAGGCCCTTGAAGCTTCTATCAATGGCGCAGACGTTGTAATAGCGATAACAGCTACATCTTCTGCAACGGTAACAGGTGCAGATACGATCCTATATATGATAGCTAAGACCCATACAAATGGCGGCAAGTTCATACTCCTTAGCTCACAGCTTCCTTACGACACAGCTCTTTTTACAGATGCCGATGGAATTGTTGCCTGCTATAACACAAGGGGTATGGATCAGATTCCAACAGGACTTCCCGGACAGACCAAGTATGGTCCCGGCATTCCGGCAGCTATATATGCGATCTTTGGTGGAAGTCCTATGACAGGGACATTGCCGGTAACAATAAAATAA